A window of the Armatimonadota bacterium genome harbors these coding sequences:
- a CDS encoding HDOD domain-containing protein, with translation MKPKAIEDKVRSSVAALRPLPAAVMELWELADSPTATAEQVHDVVLTDPALTAKVLRLANTAYYGLSKQVDTIRQAVIVLGMQTVKNLALGVAAFHTLKGGKRSAIPEETLWRHAMACALVSQRLAKHVCLSARDVESVFIGGLLHDLGLIFLTFHFEQEYHKVQKLERQRLTREQAEAKIFGIDHVEIGRLICAHWNFPESLTAMIAPPESALDAGDRHREMAGCVQLADYWLHLINEAPPGLFAIDDPVPELLSWPRLKEEEQSALIAESLENLGAMQSALTAA, from the coding sequence GTGAAACCGAAAGCGATTGAGGACAAAGTGAGGAGCAGCGTCGCGGCATTGAGACCATTGCCAGCGGCCGTGATGGAACTGTGGGAACTGGCCGATTCGCCCACTGCAACGGCAGAGCAAGTCCACGATGTGGTGCTGACAGATCCGGCCCTGACGGCCAAAGTGCTCCGTTTGGCCAATACGGCCTACTATGGGCTATCGAAGCAGGTCGATACCATACGTCAGGCTGTGATCGTGCTTGGGATGCAGACGGTGAAGAATCTGGCGCTGGGGGTCGCGGCCTTTCACACGCTCAAGGGCGGCAAACGTTCGGCCATTCCCGAAGAAACCCTGTGGCGACATGCGATGGCCTGCGCATTGGTCTCGCAACGACTGGCCAAACACGTCTGTCTCTCTGCCCGCGATGTCGAATCGGTTTTTATTGGCGGATTGTTGCACGATCTCGGGCTGATCTTTCTGACCTTCCACTTTGAGCAGGAGTATCACAAGGTGCAAAAGTTGGAGCGCCAGCGTCTTACGCGCGAACAGGCAGAGGCTAAGATCTTTGGCATCGACCACGTCGAAATCGGTCGTCTGATTTGCGCGCATTGGAACTTTCCCGAATCGCTGACCGCCATGATCGCACCTCCAGAAAGCGCTCTAGACGCCGGAGACCGACATCGAGAGATGGCCGGATGCGTCCAGTTGGCCGACTATTGGCTGCACCTCATCAACGAGGCGCCGCCGGGGCTCTTCGCTATCGACGATCCAGTGCCCGAACTGTTGTCGTGGCCTAGGCTGAAGGAAGAAGAGCAAAGCGCTTTGATCGCCGAATCCCTAGAGAACTTAGGCGCGATGCAGAGCGCGCTGACAGCCGCCTAA
- a CDS encoding deoxyguanosinetriphosphate triphosphohydrolase, translating to MTIREQNEALEEQLLSDWATKSSRSRGRVRQEPPCPVRTAFQRDRDRIVHCKAFRRLKHKTQVFLDPGEDHYRTRLTHTLEVAQIARTVARALRLNEDLTEAIALGHDLGHPPFGHTGEAALDALMKAHGQTGGFRHYEQSLRVVDALENDGKGLNLTYETREGIAGHSKGASDLGQDEAASASSPEAAVVRLSDRIAYLNHDLDDAKRAGLLSDDDLPKTLKERLGNGHSQRIAAMVVDLTDTSRQAGTVAFSPPMLEAMNEMKTFMFETVYQNPKVVNERERAEGLIGGLFGHYIQHPETLPEGFVPTSKESVEIKICDYIAGMTDRYAIQIYERLFLPRPWTQP from the coding sequence ATGACCATCCGCGAGCAGAACGAAGCGCTGGAAGAACAACTCCTGTCCGACTGGGCGACCAAGAGCAGCCGGTCCAGAGGGCGAGTTCGGCAAGAGCCTCCCTGCCCGGTTCGGACCGCCTTTCAGCGCGATCGCGACCGGATTGTCCATTGCAAGGCCTTCCGTAGGCTAAAACATAAGACGCAGGTGTTTCTCGATCCGGGCGAAGACCATTACCGCACCCGCCTGACCCACACGCTGGAAGTGGCTCAGATTGCTCGCACGGTTGCAAGAGCGCTGCGCCTTAACGAAGACCTGACCGAGGCGATCGCTCTGGGACACGATCTTGGCCATCCGCCCTTTGGACATACCGGCGAGGCCGCCTTAGACGCGCTGATGAAAGCGCACGGTCAAACGGGAGGCTTTCGGCATTACGAACAGAGTTTGCGCGTTGTGGACGCGCTTGAGAACGATGGCAAGGGTCTCAACTTGACTTACGAAACGCGAGAAGGCATTGCCGGGCACTCTAAAGGCGCGTCCGATCTCGGCCAAGACGAGGCGGCGAGCGCGAGCAGCCCAGAAGCGGCAGTCGTCCGACTATCCGATCGGATCGCCTATCTCAATCACGATCTGGACGATGCGAAACGGGCCGGCCTGCTGTCTGACGACGACCTGCCCAAGACTCTGAAAGAACGATTAGGAAACGGCCACAGCCAGCGCATCGCCGCCATGGTCGTCGATCTGACCGACACCAGCCGACAAGCAGGAACGGTCGCGTTCAGCCCGCCCATGCTAGAGGCGATGAACGAGATGAAGACTTTCATGTTCGAAACGGTCTATCAGAACCCCAAAGTGGTCAACGAGCGAGAGCGAGCGGAAGGTCTGATCGGCGGACTGTTTGGCCATTACATCCAGCATCCTGAAACGCTTCCAGAAGGCTTCGTTCCCACATCGAAGGAGTCGGTCGAGATCAAAATCTGCGACTACATCGCCGGAATGACCGATCGATATGCCATCCAGATTTACGAGCGGCTCTTTCTGCCGCGTCCTTGGACTCAGCCTTAG
- the nusB gene encoding transcription antitermination factor NusB, with product MSLNRRPSREWALRTLYQIEVAGKSPVEALEEVVPVAKLEPSLEEYLRELVMGICEHRAMLDKRISDRLKDWTLDRLAVLDRNVLRIGAYELIFNRDLSKAVALNEAVELAKKYGTEESGRFVNGVLGAIADETPTENGAQ from the coding sequence ATGAGCCTGAACAGACGACCTTCGCGAGAGTGGGCGCTACGGACGCTCTATCAGATCGAGGTCGCCGGCAAAAGCCCCGTCGAAGCCTTGGAGGAGGTCGTCCCCGTCGCCAAGTTGGAGCCGTCGCTCGAGGAATATCTGCGAGAACTGGTCATGGGAATCTGCGAACATCGAGCCATGTTGGACAAGCGGATCTCCGACCGGCTCAAGGATTGGACTTTGGATCGCTTGGCAGTGCTCGACCGAAACGTGCTCCGCATAGGCGCCTACGAACTGATCTTCAATAGGGATCTGTCCAAAGCGGTCGCCCTGAACGAAGCCGTGGAACTGGCCAAGAAGTACGGCACGGAAGAGTCGGGTCGATTTGTGAACGGCGTGTTGGGCGCTATCGCCGACGAAACGCCGACCGAAAACGGCGCCCAATGA
- the accC gene encoding acetyl-CoA carboxylase biotin carboxylase subunit, which produces MFKKILVANRGEIALRIIRACREMGIRSVAVYSTADKDSLHVQMADESVCVGLPPSTDSYLNLPNILMAAKITGCEAIHPGYGYLSERESFAEACEGTGIVFIGPPPKAIGSVGDKAVARQIARSVGVSVLPGSDGPVDSEDEAYQLADELGYPVLIKAAAGGGGRGIRRVFARDELIPALRIAQNEAQSAFGSPSVYLEKYISDPRHIEVQLMADQHGNAIHLFERECSVQTPRHQKMIEEAPSPAVSSALRAQLGEGAVRLAKAVGYTNAGTVEFLMDGEGQVYFIEMNARLQVEHPVTELITGVDIVQTQIRVAAGEKLDVEQSQLKINGWAIEARLTSESPENDFAPSVGDVTQWIPPGGPGVRVDSHLYTGYSMPPFYDPLLAKIIVRAPDRQQAIARLERALHETRLTGFRTSREFLIRLITDPRFVAGQATTDFARSVLAPDDAVARR; this is translated from the coding sequence ATGTTTAAGAAAATACTTGTCGCTAATCGAGGAGAGATCGCGCTGCGGATCATTCGCGCCTGCCGCGAGATGGGCATCCGTTCGGTCGCAGTTTACTCCACGGCAGACAAGGACTCGCTTCACGTTCAGATGGCGGACGAATCGGTCTGCGTCGGCCTACCGCCAAGCACTGATAGTTACCTCAATCTGCCCAACATCCTGATGGCGGCCAAGATCACGGGTTGCGAAGCCATCCACCCGGGCTACGGCTATCTGTCTGAACGCGAAAGCTTCGCCGAAGCCTGTGAAGGCACTGGAATCGTCTTCATCGGTCCGCCTCCCAAGGCGATCGGTTCGGTCGGAGACAAAGCCGTTGCGCGGCAGATAGCGCGGTCGGTCGGCGTTAGCGTGCTGCCCGGGTCCGACGGACCGGTGGACAGCGAGGACGAAGCGTACCAGCTGGCGGACGAATTGGGCTATCCAGTCTTGATCAAGGCGGCTGCGGGAGGCGGGGGACGCGGAATCCGGCGAGTTTTCGCACGGGACGAACTGATACCGGCCTTGAGAATCGCACAGAACGAAGCGCAGTCTGCATTTGGGTCGCCGAGCGTCTATTTGGAGAAGTACATCTCTGATCCGCGGCACATCGAAGTTCAATTGATGGCCGACCAGCACGGCAATGCGATCCATCTTTTTGAGCGCGAATGCTCGGTGCAGACTCCGCGCCATCAGAAGATGATCGAAGAGGCGCCGTCTCCCGCCGTCTCATCTGCTTTGAGAGCTCAATTGGGAGAGGGAGCCGTGCGATTGGCAAAGGCCGTCGGCTACACGAACGCCGGCACGGTCGAGTTTCTGATGGACGGCGAGGGGCAAGTCTATTTTATCGAGATGAACGCACGGCTTCAAGTGGAGCACCCCGTAACCGAACTGATCACCGGAGTTGACATCGTCCAAACGCAGATTCGTGTCGCTGCCGGCGAGAAGTTGGACGTCGAACAGTCTCAGTTGAAGATCAACGGCTGGGCGATCGAAGCGCGGCTGACCTCTGAATCTCCGGAGAACGATTTTGCGCCCTCGGTCGGCGATGTCACCCAGTGGATTCCTCCGGGCGGACCCGGGGTACGGGTAGACAGCCACCTCTACACGGGCTATTCGATGCCTCCGTTCTATGATCCGTTGTTAGCCAAGATCATCGTTCGGGCGCCGGATCGTCAACAGGCGATCGCTCGGCTCGAACGCGCGCTGCACGAGACTCGACTGACAGGCTTCCGCACTAGTCGAGAGTTCTTGATCAGGCTGATTACGGACCCGCGCTTCGTTGCAGGCCAGGCGACTACGGACTTCGCGCGTTCTGTGCTTGCGCCAGACGACGCAGTGGCCCGCCGATGA
- a CDS encoding acetyl-CoA carboxylase biotin carboxyl carrier protein subunit has protein sequence MLLMEDLNPELLNEIQRLADLMVRRRLTEVSLSGPEGRIRLRRANDESHELLPPLFYAPMEAAAVEETELSVDWPGSALVEAQSPLVGFFYQAKIAPGATIKRGESLGTIEAMGIQIDVPSPTDGVLTEWRIADNAPVEFAQPIAVIEVSGGEES, from the coding sequence TTGCTTCTCATGGAAGATCTGAACCCGGAATTGTTGAACGAAATACAGCGCCTGGCGGACCTGATGGTTCGACGGCGATTGACCGAAGTGTCGCTCTCTGGCCCCGAAGGGCGAATTCGATTGAGACGCGCCAATGACGAAAGCCACGAACTGTTGCCCCCCCTTTTCTACGCTCCGATGGAAGCGGCTGCCGTAGAAGAAACCGAACTCAGCGTCGATTGGCCGGGCAGCGCTCTGGTAGAAGCACAATCGCCGTTGGTCGGATTCTTCTATCAGGCCAAAATTGCTCCGGGCGCAACCATAAAGCGCGGAGAGAGCCTTGGCACGATAGAGGCGATGGGCATTCAAATCGACGTGCCATCGCCCACCGACGGTGTTCTAACCGAATGGCGAATAGCCGACAATGCGCCCGTCGAGTTCGCACAACCGATCGCGGTGATAGAGGTCTCGGGTGGCGAAGAGTCATGA
- the efp gene encoding elongation factor P, which translates to MVDTADFRSGLNIIVDGEINTIVDYQQSHQGRGSAIMRVKLKRLRDGAIRERTFKSGERFESAYIERRKMQLLYEDGDDYVLMDLESYDQAHVPKSLFEDVSKYMKESMEVQILNHDGQIVGAEIPEFMELEVKETDPNFRGDTASGGYKPATLETGAVVQVPFHINVGDLLKVNTREGLYIERIKKA; encoded by the coding sequence GTGGTCGATACTGCCGATTTTCGTAGCGGGTTGAACATTATTGTAGACGGCGAGATCAATACGATCGTTGATTATCAACAGTCGCATCAGGGTCGGGGCAGCGCAATCATGCGCGTGAAACTGAAGCGCCTGCGAGACGGCGCCATCCGAGAGCGGACTTTCAAGTCGGGCGAGCGTTTCGAAAGCGCGTATATCGAGCGAAGGAAAATGCAACTCCTGTACGAAGACGGGGACGACTATGTACTGATGGACTTGGAATCCTACGACCAGGCGCACGTGCCTAAGAGCCTGTTCGAAGACGTTTCAAAGTATATGAAGGAATCGATGGAAGTTCAAATCCTCAATCACGACGGCCAGATCGTCGGCGCCGAAATTCCCGAGTTCATGGAGTTGGAGGTCAAAGAGACCGATCCCAACTTTCGCGGCGACACGGCGTCGGGCGGATACAAGCCTGCCACGCTGGAGACGGGCGCGGTCGTCCAGGTGCCGTTTCACATCAACGTCGGCGACCTGCTTAAGGTCAACACGCGCGAAGGGCTGTATATCGAACGCATCAAGAAGGCTTAG
- a CDS encoding adenylosuccinate synthase gives MAVTVVVGAQWGDEAKGKIVDFLASDADYVVRYGGGNNAGHTVWLKDQEFKFHTVPCGLLHPHATAVIGDGVAVDPINLAQELDIVAAKGIDSSNLRIGSRCHLILRYHTMIDELEESRRGSSPLGTTKRGIGPTYADKAARSGLRMEDLVDPLRFRARLEKSLEQKNAILKHLYGHAPIALESMLDIYEPLGRRFRDQTIDVPARLLDAVRSGKRIIMEGAQGTLLDIDYGAYPFVTSSHPIAAGACLGTGIGPRHLKRIIGVAKAYTTRVGEGPFATELKDSTGERIRDQGQEYGTTTGRPRRCGWLDLPMLKYSAEINTMTELAITRLDVLSGIDPLKACIEHGSNGPVYIELEGWKDDLRGIRSREALPDAAQRYLSIIEERTGVPVSIVSVGPERSETIVS, from the coding sequence ATGGCTGTTACCGTGGTCGTGGGCGCCCAATGGGGGGATGAGGCAAAGGGCAAGATAGTCGATTTCCTGGCCAGCGATGCAGACTATGTGGTCCGTTACGGCGGAGGCAACAACGCGGGCCACACCGTTTGGCTTAAGGACCAGGAGTTCAAATTCCACACGGTTCCTTGCGGGCTCTTGCATCCCCATGCGACAGCCGTCATCGGCGACGGCGTGGCGGTCGATCCGATCAACTTGGCGCAGGAATTGGACATTGTCGCTGCCAAGGGGATCGATTCCTCTAATCTTCGAATCGGCTCGCGCTGTCACCTGATCCTCCGATACCACACGATGATCGATGAGTTGGAGGAGTCGCGCAGAGGTTCTAGCCCGCTCGGAACAACCAAGCGCGGCATAGGCCCGACGTACGCCGACAAGGCCGCGAGATCTGGCCTGCGCATGGAAGATTTGGTGGACCCTCTCCGGTTCCGTGCCCGATTGGAAAAGAGTCTCGAACAGAAGAACGCCATCCTAAAACATCTTTACGGCCATGCGCCCATCGCGCTCGAATCGATGCTGGACATTTACGAGCCGTTGGGTCGGCGCTTTCGCGATCAGACCATCGATGTGCCTGCACGCCTGTTAGATGCAGTACGGTCCGGCAAGCGCATTATCATGGAAGGAGCGCAAGGCACGCTTCTGGACATCGACTATGGCGCCTATCCTTTTGTAACTTCCTCGCACCCGATAGCCGCCGGCGCATGTTTGGGCACTGGGATTGGTCCGCGCCATCTGAAGAGAATTATTGGCGTTGCGAAAGCCTACACCACACGAGTAGGCGAAGGGCCCTTTGCAACCGAACTTAAGGATTCGACCGGGGAACGGATCCGAGACCAGGGTCAAGAGTATGGAACAACAACCGGCCGCCCCCGACGCTGCGGGTGGCTGGACCTGCCGATGCTCAAGTATTCTGCCGAGATCAACACCATGACCGAGTTGGCAATAACACGGCTTGACGTTCTGTCGGGCATCGATCCATTGAAAGCGTGCATCGAGCACGGTTCGAACGGTCCTGTCTACATCGAGTTGGAGGGCTGGAAAGACGACCTGCGAGGGATCCGATCGAGAGAAGCGCTGCCCGATGCCGCACAGCGGTACTTGTCGATTATCGAAGAGCGCACGGGCGTTCCCGTATCCATCGTGTCGGTCGGACCTGAGAGGAGCGAAACGATCGTTTCTTAG
- a CDS encoding dihydroorotate dehydrogenase — protein sequence MSSAPDLAVQIGPLRFPNPIMVASGTFGYGIEFADLIDVSRLGAIVTKSCTLAPRPGHEPPRVVETPAGLLNAIGLQNDGIEMFIQEKLPKVATLGAPVIVSIAGDTVGDFVEIVRRLAGRSGFVALELNVSCPNQERGGIEFGVDPESLALVVSAVRSETDLPLIVKLSPNVTDIVPLAETALRSGAQILSLINTVRGIAINPLTGRFRLANRTGGLSGPAIKPIALYHVWRAATELKAPIIGIGGAIAWQDALEFIYAGASAVQIGSGSYVQPTASIEALDGLTAHLAERKIATVTELIGQAQPA from the coding sequence ATGAGTTCCGCTCCCGACCTCGCCGTACAGATCGGTCCGCTCCGCTTTCCCAATCCGATCATGGTCGCCTCGGGCACCTTTGGCTACGGCATCGAGTTCGCCGACCTGATCGATGTCTCTCGATTAGGCGCGATCGTTACTAAAAGCTGCACTCTGGCGCCCCGTCCAGGCCACGAACCGCCGCGCGTGGTCGAAACGCCTGCAGGGCTTTTGAACGCCATCGGGCTTCAGAACGACGGCATCGAGATGTTTATTCAGGAGAAGCTGCCCAAGGTTGCAACGCTCGGCGCCCCCGTCATCGTGAGCATTGCCGGCGATACGGTCGGCGACTTTGTCGAGATCGTCCGTCGTTTAGCCGGACGCAGTGGTTTTGTAGCTTTGGAACTGAACGTGTCGTGCCCAAACCAAGAGAGAGGCGGAATCGAGTTTGGAGTCGACCCCGAATCGCTGGCCCTAGTCGTCAGCGCAGTCAGAAGCGAAACCGATCTGCCTTTAATCGTTAAGCTTTCGCCCAATGTAACGGATATCGTGCCGCTGGCCGAAACGGCGTTGCGCTCGGGAGCGCAGATTCTCAGCCTGATCAACACCGTTCGAGGCATTGCCATCAACCCGCTCACCGGTCGATTTCGCTTGGCCAATAGAACAGGGGGATTGTCCGGCCCAGCCATCAAACCGATCGCGCTCTATCACGTCTGGCGGGCAGCGACCGAGCTGAAGGCGCCGATTATCGGTATTGGCGGAGCGATCGCCTGGCAAGATGCGCTGGAGTTCATCTATGCCGGTGCCAGCGCGGTACAGATAGGAAGCGGAAGCTACGTTCAGCCGACCGCGTCTATCGAGGCGCTGGACGGATTGACGGCGCACCTGGCAGAGCGCAAGATCGCGACCGTTACAGAACTGATCGGCCAAGCGCAACCCGCTTAG
- a CDS encoding UPF0182 family protein, translating to MANPRRTAQEPKGCGIGCILFIALGLFLMIFGGVMVRVYTDWVWFSTDVNRPDVFSTIMGAKWTLFLIFGLGFAAIVILNLLIANRVAGFDILLSSKLDQVKLARFARTIKKAAYWGMMGAALFVGLMFGLTAVSGWQDFLLFKSAVVVGETDPLFNQDLGFYLFKLPFLKQLYGSIAFVLLVALIATGVYYYFNRALGWLGGLPTLAAMVRPHLLSLAALFFAAVTARVSLMRYDFLFSDHDQFYGAGYADIHASLPALNIVIGLLGLTAVLCLVNIKVGRLFILPAVSAVAALVAVILGLGAYPSMIQRFNVVPNQLEREGEFIETHLKMTRQAYGLERFKVSQMNIQTEIAASDLATAPETIENIRLWDYRPLKQVYNSLQALKPYYRFMDIDVDRYKIDGKLRQVTMAVRELNTEGLPPQAQKWQNLHLLYTHGYGLVLNRVNEATEEGQPVFLIKDLPPQSPEDIDVENPAIYFGENTWRYSIVRSKLKELDYPLLVGEGQEDNAYTTYGADGGAPLSSALVRTMFSLRLSDANILLSRDLTSESRLLFRRQIGERVRAVFPYLLFDDDPYPVIFNGGITWMWDAFTHTDAYPYSKPFRQNERAAPSFNYLRNSVKVTIDAYTGQVEAYMVDETDPMLKAYRKMFPKLFKPISEMPRELAEHLRYPQSLFTVQSVMLQLYHMTDPRVFFNKEDAWTIAQELFQGAQPQMMEPYYVIAQLPGEPKAEYILILPFTPLGRGNMVAWLAARCDPEHYGQVLLYRFPKERLVYGPVQVEARISQHPVISQQLNLWNQQVSEVVRGHMLVIPMGRSALYIEPLYLKASNETAIPELKKIILGAGNRVVMTNTVGEGLQQLLGTGAAPVATATRPTAQPSSGNALEDAKKALTRVKDAMKSGDFEELGRRLKELERALNR from the coding sequence GGCATTGGTTGCATCCTTTTTATTGCTCTCGGGCTGTTTCTCATGATTTTTGGCGGGGTAATGGTGCGCGTCTATACCGACTGGGTATGGTTCTCGACCGATGTCAACCGTCCTGATGTCTTTTCGACCATCATGGGTGCCAAGTGGACGCTCTTTCTGATCTTCGGTCTTGGATTCGCGGCAATAGTGATTCTCAACCTGCTCATCGCCAACCGAGTGGCCGGATTCGACATCCTGTTGTCGTCCAAACTCGATCAAGTGAAGCTCGCACGGTTTGCGCGCACGATCAAGAAAGCAGCCTATTGGGGCATGATGGGCGCGGCGCTGTTTGTCGGCCTCATGTTCGGCCTGACCGCCGTTTCGGGCTGGCAGGATTTTCTGCTTTTCAAGAGCGCCGTGGTCGTAGGTGAGACAGATCCTTTGTTCAATCAGGACTTGGGCTTTTACCTCTTTAAATTGCCCTTCTTGAAGCAGCTCTACGGCTCGATCGCCTTCGTGCTGTTGGTAGCGCTGATCGCCACAGGGGTCTACTACTACTTCAATCGGGCGCTCGGATGGTTGGGGGGGCTGCCAACGCTCGCAGCAATGGTGAGGCCGCACTTGCTGTCACTGGCCGCGCTCTTTTTTGCTGCGGTAACAGCGCGAGTGAGCCTGATGCGCTATGACTTCTTGTTCAGCGATCACGATCAGTTCTATGGCGCAGGCTACGCCGATATACACGCGAGTCTGCCCGCTCTAAACATCGTGATCGGTCTGCTGGGTCTAACCGCGGTTCTCTGCCTGGTCAACATCAAGGTGGGACGACTGTTCATCCTTCCGGCGGTATCCGCTGTCGCGGCGCTGGTCGCGGTCATTCTGGGTTTGGGCGCCTATCCCAGCATGATTCAGCGCTTTAACGTTGTGCCCAATCAGTTGGAGCGAGAAGGCGAGTTCATCGAGACCCACTTGAAAATGACGCGACAAGCGTACGGTCTGGAGCGGTTCAAAGTGTCTCAAATGAACATCCAGACGGAGATCGCCGCAAGCGACCTTGCAACCGCGCCAGAGACTATCGAGAACATCCGACTGTGGGACTATCGGCCGCTTAAGCAGGTTTACAACAGCCTCCAAGCGCTCAAACCCTACTACCGATTTATGGACATCGACGTCGATCGTTACAAGATTGATGGAAAGCTCCGGCAAGTTACAATGGCCGTGCGAGAGTTGAACACCGAGGGCCTGCCGCCGCAAGCGCAAAAGTGGCAAAACCTGCATCTGCTGTACACGCACGGCTATGGATTGGTCCTCAATCGCGTCAACGAGGCGACGGAAGAAGGCCAGCCCGTTTTCTTGATCAAGGATCTACCGCCACAGTCTCCAGAAGACATCGATGTCGAGAATCCGGCGATTTACTTTGGCGAGAACACCTGGCGATACAGTATCGTCCGATCCAAGCTGAAAGAACTCGACTATCCGCTTTTGGTAGGAGAAGGACAGGAAGACAACGCCTACACAACGTATGGCGCCGACGGGGGCGCCCCCCTCAGTAGCGCTTTGGTGAGAACGATGTTCTCCCTGCGACTCAGCGACGCCAACATCCTGCTCTCTCGCGATCTGACCTCCGAATCGAGACTGCTCTTTAGGCGACAGATCGGCGAGCGGGTGCGGGCCGTCTTCCCCTACCTGCTTTTTGACGACGATCCCTATCCCGTCATTTTCAATGGCGGGATCACCTGGATGTGGGACGCCTTCACGCACACAGACGCTTATCCTTATAGCAAACCGTTTCGGCAAAACGAGCGCGCGGCGCCCTCGTTCAACTACTTGCGCAACTCGGTCAAGGTTACGATCGACGCCTACACTGGCCAGGTAGAGGCATACATGGTCGATGAAACGGACCCGATGCTCAAAGCCTACCGCAAGATGTTCCCGAAGTTGTTTAAGCCGATCTCAGAGATGCCCAGGGAATTGGCGGAGCATCTCCGCTATCCCCAGAGCCTCTTTACGGTTCAGTCGGTCATGCTCCAGTTGTATCACATGACCGATCCAAGAGTCTTCTTTAACAAAGAGGATGCCTGGACGATCGCTCAAGAACTTTTCCAAGGCGCTCAGCCACAAATGATGGAGCCGTACTATGTGATCGCTCAGCTTCCGGGCGAGCCAAAGGCCGAATATATCTTGATTCTGCCATTTACGCCGCTAGGGCGCGGCAATATGGTCGCCTGGTTGGCCGCGCGGTGCGATCCCGAACACTACGGCCAGGTGCTTCTCTACCGATTTCCGAAAGAACGGCTGGTCTATGGCCCCGTGCAGGTAGAGGCGCGCATCAGCCAACACCCGGTGATTTCGCAACAATTGAACCTGTGGAACCAGCAGGTGAGCGAGGTGGTGCGCGGACATATGCTGGTCATCCCCATGGGACGCTCTGCCCTCTACATCGAGCCGCTTTATCTTAAAGCCTCGAATGAGACGGCGATCCCTGAATTGAAGAAGATCATTTTGGGCGCGGGCAATCGAGTCGTTATGACGAACACGGTCGGCGAGGGCTTGCAACAACTGCTCGGCACGGGCGCGGCGCCCGTCGCGACGGCGACCAGACCAACGGCGCAACCCTCCTCTGGCAACGCCTTAGAGGATGCCAAGAAAGCGCTAACCCGCGTGAAGGATGCGATGAAGAGCGGCGATTTTGAAGAACTGGGCCGGCGGCTTAAAGAACTGGAGCGTGCCCTGAATCGGTGA